A genomic stretch from Chitinophaga agri includes:
- a CDS encoding group III truncated hemoglobin, giving the protein MKHDITTIEDVQLLVNTFYSRVREDAALGYIFDGVAKVNWEKHLPVMHSFWETVLFGKASFKGNPLAKHTALNAKTPLTEAHFSTWLALWHQTIEDLFEGPVAQSAKSKAELMKILMLGKIQQEGRIPIVN; this is encoded by the coding sequence ATGAAACACGATATCACTACCATTGAAGACGTACAACTGCTGGTCAATACATTCTATTCACGCGTCAGGGAAGACGCGGCACTCGGATATATCTTCGATGGAGTAGCAAAAGTAAACTGGGAAAAACACCTGCCTGTCATGCACAGCTTCTGGGAAACAGTACTATTTGGCAAGGCTTCATTCAAAGGCAATCCGTTAGCGAAGCATACCGCACTGAATGCAAAGACACCGCTCACAGAAGCGCATTTCTCTACCTGGCTGGCCCTCTGGCATCAGACAATTGAAGATCTGTTTGAAGGTCCTGTAGCGCAGAGTGCCAAGAGTAAAGCGGAACTGATGAAGATATTGATGCTGGGAAAGATACAGCAGGAAGGCAGGATCCCGATAGTTAATTAG
- a CDS encoding ABC transporter permease — MIRNYFKIAWRNLKKSKGYTFINVGGLATGMAVALLIGLWIWDEVSFDKYNRNYNRIAQVMQHQTFNGEVATWQTTPYYLGDVLRDQYGDNFKQVIKSSWDLYKVLAVGEKKLRKVGRFMEAGGPELIDLRMKSGVRDGLKDRASVLLSASAAATYFGNDNPVGKIVRIDNKASLIVKGVYEDLPDNSLFGNLDFIASWDVHIDKYMSWIKTVPDPWGSNAFLVFVRLADHADLNKVSARIANAKLDNVRTEDKRFKPVVFLHPMSKWHLRQEFRNGINTGGRIQFVWLFGVIGIAVLLLACINFMNLSTARSEKRAREVGIRKAVGSFRQQLIWQFFCESILVVAIGFIIAVVLAQLALPFFNSIASKKMTLPWGSPFFWLTGIVVVLVTGFIAGSYPAFYLSSFQPVRVLKGTFRTGRNAALPRKILVVLQFSVSLVLIIGTIVVFRQVNFARNRPVGYTREGLLSVELGLTDIHDHFDAIRSELKNAGAIIDMAEASTPVTTVWQTNGDLRWKGKDPAMTVDMPTQTVSPEYGQTIGWQFVAGRNFSTDYGSDSTSFILNESAVRLMGLKDPVGETIYWDGHPFTVVGVIKDLVAESPYDPIRPSMYVMNKQFLGILNIRINPAMSTHEALSKIAEVFRKYSPEQPFDYQFVDVQYASKFGNEVRIGQLTTVFSILAILISCLGLFGMAAYMAEQRTKEIGVRKVMGASVFNLWAMLSKDFLLLTGLALVIAVPLAYYAMHTWLQQYSYRSDLAWWIFLVAGVGILLVTLLTVSFQSIKAALMNPVKSLRAD; from the coding sequence ATGATCCGCAACTACTTCAAAATTGCCTGGCGCAACCTTAAAAAAAGCAAGGGATACACTTTTATCAACGTCGGCGGACTAGCCACCGGTATGGCAGTCGCGCTACTGATCGGTTTGTGGATATGGGATGAGGTGTCCTTTGATAAGTATAACCGGAATTATAACCGCATTGCGCAGGTCATGCAGCACCAGACTTTCAATGGTGAAGTCGCTACCTGGCAAACGACGCCCTACTATCTCGGTGATGTATTGCGGGACCAATACGGTGATAACTTCAAACAGGTGATAAAATCTTCCTGGGATCTGTATAAGGTACTGGCAGTGGGTGAGAAGAAGTTGCGCAAGGTTGGTCGCTTCATGGAAGCTGGTGGTCCGGAGCTGATTGATCTGAGGATGAAGAGCGGTGTGCGTGACGGATTGAAAGACCGGGCGTCGGTGCTGTTGTCCGCATCGGCCGCAGCCACTTACTTCGGCAATGATAACCCCGTTGGCAAGATCGTCCGCATAGATAACAAAGCGTCGCTGATCGTAAAAGGTGTGTATGAAGATCTACCTGACAATTCACTGTTCGGGAATCTCGATTTCATCGCCTCCTGGGATGTGCACATCGATAAATACATGTCCTGGATCAAGACCGTTCCTGATCCATGGGGTAGTAATGCTTTTCTGGTGTTTGTACGATTGGCTGATCATGCTGATCTCAATAAAGTGTCCGCCCGGATTGCCAACGCAAAACTGGACAATGTGCGCACAGAAGACAAACGCTTTAAGCCAGTTGTGTTCCTTCATCCGATGAGTAAATGGCACCTGCGGCAGGAGTTTAGGAATGGTATCAATACAGGCGGGCGGATCCAGTTCGTCTGGTTGTTTGGAGTGATCGGTATCGCAGTGTTATTACTGGCCTGTATCAATTTTATGAACCTAAGTACCGCCCGATCTGAGAAGCGTGCGCGGGAAGTGGGTATCCGGAAGGCAGTCGGTTCTTTCAGACAACAACTGATATGGCAGTTCTTCTGCGAATCAATATTAGTAGTAGCTATCGGATTCATTATTGCGGTCGTACTGGCGCAACTGGCGCTGCCTTTCTTTAACAGCATTGCCAGTAAGAAGATGACGTTGCCATGGGGTAGTCCGTTCTTCTGGCTCACGGGCATTGTCGTGGTACTGGTCACCGGATTTATCGCGGGGAGCTACCCGGCTTTCTACCTGTCGTCTTTCCAGCCTGTCCGCGTATTGAAAGGCACCTTCCGCACTGGCCGTAACGCCGCATTACCCCGGAAGATACTGGTTGTATTACAGTTCTCTGTGTCATTGGTACTGATCATTGGGACGATCGTCGTATTCAGGCAGGTGAACTTTGCGCGTAACAGACCTGTGGGGTATACACGCGAAGGATTATTGTCTGTTGAACTCGGGCTCACCGATATTCACGATCACTTTGATGCAATACGGTCGGAGCTGAAAAATGCCGGTGCTATTATTGATATGGCTGAGGCAAGCACGCCTGTGACAACGGTCTGGCAAACAAACGGAGACCTCCGGTGGAAGGGAAAGGACCCTGCTATGACGGTAGATATGCCTACACAAACTGTATCGCCTGAATACGGACAAACGATCGGCTGGCAGTTTGTTGCAGGCCGTAACTTCTCTACCGACTATGGTTCGGATTCTACCTCATTTATCCTGAATGAATCTGCGGTCCGCCTGATGGGACTAAAAGATCCGGTAGGAGAGACGATCTACTGGGACGGTCATCCGTTTACAGTGGTTGGAGTGATAAAGGACCTGGTAGCGGAGTCACCCTATGATCCTATACGTCCATCTATGTATGTCATGAATAAACAGTTCCTGGGTATTTTGAATATCAGGATCAATCCGGCGATGAGTACACACGAGGCCCTATCGAAAATAGCAGAAGTGTTCAGGAAATATAGCCCGGAGCAGCCGTTCGACTACCAGTTTGTAGATGTGCAGTATGCCAGCAAGTTCGGGAATGAGGTGAGGATCGGTCAACTCACAACTGTCTTTTCCATACTGGCGATCCTGATCAGCTGTCTTGGCCTGTTCGGTATGGCCGCTTACATGGCAGAACAGCGTACCAAGGAGATCGGTGTACGGAAAGTAATGGGTGCCTCTGTGTTCAATCTGTGGGCCATGCTGTCAAAAGACTTCCTGCTGTTAACCGGACTGGCACTCGTGATCGCAGTTCCGCTGGCGTATTATGCTATGCATACCTGGTTACAGCAGTATAGCTACCGGTCGGATCTGGCCTGGTGGATCTTCCTGGTGGCCGGTGTGGGCATATTGCTAGTGACGTTGCTGACAGTGAGTTTCCAGAGTATCAAAGCCGCATTGATGAATCCTGTAAAGAGCCTCAGGGCAGATTAA
- a CDS encoding glycosyltransferase family 8 protein, translating into MHIAFVIDIPAFEGLGATLTSLVRNCSDTTQLDLHFICYNVRNRHKNNILMLLQTEGYHGRTRFYDFDAAQQFGHLNAVEGSRTSYGRLLIPQLLDAAYVLCLENDLLVLLDILTLDNIRFDDHFLAAVPAGPYKNIQDRKLLPGQLSVCRDGRCFHAGVLLLNLKIWKEKDICHEAEKICLRYPAWLHEGDQSVLNDICNGTFHRVDDRFNSAWTPDHDMPAYNENTILRFTGTPKPWDFLGKDIHAGFKLWSTYDTTFWDRRYKAVSGLQRIWKIRKSLIKYYLKRLRSIKSTDALEVKRV; encoded by the coding sequence ATGCACATTGCATTTGTAATTGACATTCCAGCGTTTGAGGGACTAGGCGCTACGCTTACCTCACTTGTGAGAAACTGTTCTGACACCACACAACTTGACCTGCATTTTATCTGTTACAATGTGAGGAACCGCCATAAGAATAATATCCTGATGTTATTACAGACAGAAGGCTATCACGGGCGGACACGGTTCTACGACTTTGATGCCGCACAGCAGTTCGGACACCTGAATGCCGTGGAAGGTTCGCGTACCAGCTATGGCCGTTTACTGATCCCTCAGCTGCTGGATGCAGCATATGTGCTCTGCCTGGAAAACGATCTGCTGGTCCTGCTGGACATACTCACGCTGGACAATATACGATTTGATGATCATTTCCTGGCAGCGGTACCTGCAGGCCCTTACAAAAACATCCAGGACAGGAAGTTATTACCTGGTCAGCTCAGCGTCTGCAGGGATGGACGTTGTTTCCATGCAGGCGTGCTGCTGCTGAACCTGAAAATATGGAAAGAAAAGGATATCTGCCATGAGGCCGAAAAGATCTGTCTGCGTTATCCTGCATGGTTACACGAAGGTGATCAAAGTGTCCTGAATGATATCTGTAATGGTACATTCCATCGTGTAGACGACCGGTTCAACAGTGCATGGACACCGGACCACGATATGCCTGCGTACAATGAAAACACCATTCTACGGTTCACCGGTACACCTAAACCATGGGATTTTCTAGGCAAGGATATACACGCAGGATTTAAACTATGGTCAACGTACGATACAACATTCTGGGACAGGCGATATAAAGCTGTTTCAGGCCTGCAAAGGATCTGGAAGATCAGGAAGTCGCTGATAAAATATTATCTGAAAAGATTGCGGAGTATCAAAAGTACGGATGCATTGGAAGTGAAACGTGTCTAA
- a CDS encoding glycoside hydrolase family 32 protein, which translates to MKKQLFALLTACLPVLASAQDQQIPTPQWRPVYHFTPAKNWTNDPNGLIYLNGEYHLYYQHNPYENKWGHMSWGHATSKDLLNWKHLPVAIPEIETKDTTTWIFSGCAVLDSKNTSGFGKNNQAPLVAIYTADLPKQERELQYVAYSNDGGTTFTQYSGNPVLDIQKKDFRDPSVIWMEEQQQWVMTVAVPHEHKLQFYASKDLKKWELLSEFGNQGDVRKIWECPSLTPLYIDGDPARKKWLLMISSGNPDESTGMQYFTGDFDGKTFTNDNTPSHQQFVDYGRTFYAAIPYNNLPGGRQMMLGWLMPFDTPTYPWRGQMSIPRDLALKTTSEGVRLYQQPADVLYKQLQTLPAANKLVLPQTTIRSNEISLVKGGKFNANANWADVTFTPGTATRFGLKLCQNKNNKSEIALAYNTSQQELSVTVTTPGKQPVVIDKLAVQPENGKLRLQVLFDRSSLEVFVNGGEKVLTTLVFPDAKATGWSVFAQDGDVKLETLKAWDLSK; encoded by the coding sequence ATGAAAAAGCAATTGTTTGCGCTACTCACGGCCTGTCTGCCGGTACTGGCATCTGCCCAGGACCAGCAGATACCCACTCCGCAATGGCGTCCTGTATACCATTTCACACCAGCGAAGAACTGGACGAATGATCCGAATGGACTGATCTACCTCAACGGGGAGTATCATCTTTACTATCAGCATAATCCATACGAAAATAAATGGGGGCATATGAGTTGGGGCCATGCCACCAGTAAAGACCTGCTTAACTGGAAGCACCTGCCAGTAGCCATTCCTGAGATTGAAACAAAAGACACTACTACGTGGATCTTCTCGGGATGTGCGGTCCTGGATAGTAAAAATACCAGTGGCTTTGGTAAAAACAATCAGGCACCCCTTGTCGCTATCTACACGGCAGATCTGCCCAAACAGGAACGGGAGCTCCAGTATGTCGCTTACAGCAATGATGGTGGTACCACTTTTACCCAGTATAGCGGCAATCCTGTTCTTGATATTCAGAAGAAGGATTTCCGTGATCCCAGTGTGATATGGATGGAAGAACAGCAACAGTGGGTCATGACCGTCGCTGTTCCGCATGAACACAAACTACAGTTCTATGCATCTAAAGACCTGAAAAAATGGGAGCTCCTCAGTGAATTTGGCAACCAGGGAGACGTTCGTAAGATCTGGGAATGTCCTTCACTGACACCGTTATACATAGATGGTGATCCTGCCAGAAAAAAATGGCTGTTGATGATCTCTTCCGGTAATCCGGATGAATCAACCGGTATGCAGTACTTTACCGGCGACTTTGATGGTAAGACCTTCACCAATGATAATACACCTTCGCATCAGCAGTTCGTTGACTATGGCAGGACATTTTATGCGGCGATCCCATACAACAACCTGCCCGGTGGCCGTCAAATGATGCTGGGATGGCTGATGCCATTCGATACACCGACCTATCCGTGGAGAGGACAAATGTCTATCCCCAGAGATCTTGCACTTAAAACTACGTCCGAAGGCGTACGCTTATACCAGCAACCTGCCGATGTACTCTATAAACAATTACAGACATTGCCCGCAGCAAACAAGCTGGTATTGCCGCAGACCACCATTCGCAGTAATGAGATTTCCCTTGTTAAAGGTGGCAAATTCAATGCGAATGCCAACTGGGCAGACGTGACCTTCACACCAGGTACGGCGACCCGTTTCGGGCTTAAACTGTGCCAGAACAAAAACAATAAAAGTGAAATAGCACTGGCCTATAATACTTCGCAACAGGAACTGTCGGTAACGGTGACTACACCGGGTAAACAACCTGTTGTCATTGATAAACTGGCTGTACAGCCGGAAAATGGTAAGCTCCGCCTGCAGGTGCTGTTTGATAGATCTTCCCTGGAAGTCTTTGTAAATGGTGGAGAAAAAGTCCTGACCACATTAGTATTCCCGGATGCGAAAGCCACCGGCTGGTCTGTATTTGCGCAGGATGGTGATGTGAAGCTGGAAACCCTTAAAGCCTGGGACCTCAGCAAATAA
- a CDS encoding PfkB family carbohydrate kinase yields MYDICCVGHITLDKVVTTKSVVHMAGGTSFYFSNAIRHMDVKYRLVTALAESEMGTVAELREKGIEVDALPSKHTVYFENIYSENQDHRTQRVLQKADPFTIAALSHTEARIFHLGPLLADDIPVELIRSLASRGKVALDVQGYLRKVEDHNVFAIDWPAKQEALQYIHTLKANEHEMEVLTGHKDVRTGAMTLAEWGVKEVVITLGSMGSVIYADGVFHRIPAYVPTMVIDATGCGDTYMAGYLYQRSKGASFQQAGEFAAAMATLKIESSGPFTGVKQDVLDLLAASREKIFAEL; encoded by the coding sequence ATGTACGATATTTGTTGTGTAGGGCATATCACGTTGGATAAAGTAGTGACCACGAAATCCGTGGTACATATGGCTGGAGGCACTTCTTTTTACTTTTCCAATGCCATCCGTCATATGGATGTTAAATACAGACTGGTAACCGCGCTGGCGGAGAGTGAAATGGGCACAGTAGCTGAACTGAGAGAGAAAGGAATAGAAGTAGATGCACTGCCCAGCAAGCACACTGTCTATTTCGAGAATATCTATTCTGAAAACCAGGATCACCGCACGCAGCGCGTATTGCAGAAAGCAGACCCTTTTACCATAGCAGCACTGTCTCACACAGAAGCGCGCATCTTTCACCTGGGGCCATTGCTGGCCGACGATATTCCTGTTGAGCTGATCAGGTCTCTTGCCTCCAGAGGTAAGGTGGCACTGGATGTACAGGGGTATCTGCGTAAGGTGGAAGATCACAATGTATTTGCGATCGACTGGCCTGCCAAACAGGAAGCCCTGCAGTATATACATACACTGAAAGCCAATGAGCACGAAATGGAAGTGCTGACAGGCCATAAAGATGTAAGAACAGGCGCCATGACACTGGCTGAATGGGGGGTAAAGGAAGTAGTGATCACCCTGGGAAGCATGGGCTCTGTGATCTATGCGGATGGTGTTTTTCACCGTATCCCGGCCTATGTGCCAACCATGGTGATAGATGCTACCGGTTGCGGCGATACTTATATGGCCGGTTATTTATACCAGCGTAGTAAAGGTGCATCTTTCCAGCAGGCAGGTGAGTTTGCAGCGGCAATGGCTACCCTGAAGATTGAATCTTCAGGACCGTTCACCGGTGTTAAGCAGGACGTACTGGATCTGCTGGCTGCCAGTAGAGAGAAGATCTTTGCAGAACTCTAG
- a CDS encoding S8 family peptidase: MKRNRLLALAFPIMMLMTVASCTKDDKILRVRDGVLNPQKHQDRGFLIIAKEGAKLEGITESLSKLRVKNFKLKSANQELGLIRVQTPDPTFPEKARQIPDVQSVAVDVVLNWRLPEKTFRTNRPVDKLANGKSSNPLATNPFSALQWGLQSVKAPQAWAKGYRGRGAKVAVLDGGFLLENPEIKPNIIRTKNFIEGEEVQYHGIEGFSHGTHVAGTIAALDDNTGVVGVAPEAKLILVKVLDDAGSGPFSGIIDGIFYAAKNGADVANMSLGGELPRKTYTDDNGTPDDPSDDYVVQYDRDVKDLIIAINRATIYATLHGTTLIAAAGNDAYDYDTEKRFITYPAAALGVISISSNGPLGWGINPDTTLYRPSIFTNYGKNFISYGAPGGNYDFPLNTSIVTVGGITYYEYVFNFIFNIGFWDEATNEYSYGWSAGTSMAAPHASAVVALLYGKYPKINPILVELILRKSSNDYGAPGRDPFFGNGQINAGKAVSY; this comes from the coding sequence ATGAAAAGAAATCGACTATTGGCCCTAGCATTCCCCATTATGATGCTGATGACTGTAGCCTCCTGTACAAAAGACGACAAGATCCTCCGCGTTCGTGACGGCGTACTGAACCCCCAAAAACATCAGGACAGAGGATTTCTCATCATTGCCAAAGAAGGCGCTAAACTTGAAGGCATTACGGAAAGCCTGAGCAAACTGCGTGTAAAGAACTTCAAACTGAAGTCAGCGAACCAGGAACTGGGTTTGATCCGGGTACAGACCCCCGATCCCACTTTCCCCGAAAAAGCAAGACAGATCCCAGATGTACAGTCTGTAGCAGTAGACGTTGTATTGAACTGGCGTTTACCTGAAAAAACATTCCGTACCAACAGGCCGGTAGACAAACTGGCCAATGGAAAAAGCAGCAATCCCCTGGCAACAAACCCTTTCAGCGCGCTCCAGTGGGGTCTTCAATCCGTTAAAGCACCTCAGGCCTGGGCGAAAGGCTATCGTGGCAGAGGCGCTAAAGTAGCAGTGCTTGATGGTGGCTTCCTGCTGGAAAACCCTGAGATCAAGCCCAACATTATCCGCACCAAAAACTTTATCGAAGGCGAAGAAGTACAGTATCACGGTATTGAAGGCTTTAGCCATGGTACACACGTTGCAGGTACCATCGCTGCGCTTGATGACAATACCGGTGTAGTGGGCGTAGCTCCTGAAGCAAAACTGATCCTCGTGAAAGTACTGGATGATGCAGGCAGCGGACCATTCAGCGGCATCATTGATGGTATCTTCTATGCTGCAAAAAATGGTGCAGATGTCGCGAATATGAGCCTTGGTGGGGAACTGCCACGCAAGACATATACAGATGATAACGGCACGCCTGACGATCCTTCCGATGACTATGTGGTACAATATGACAGGGATGTTAAAGACCTGATCATCGCCATCAACAGAGCGACCATATATGCTACCCTCCACGGTACAACATTAATAGCGGCTGCAGGTAACGATGCATACGACTACGACACGGAAAAACGCTTTATCACCTATCCTGCTGCTGCGTTGGGCGTGATCTCCATCTCATCTAACGGTCCGCTGGGATGGGGTATCAATCCTGACACTACGTTGTACCGTCCTTCTATCTTCACAAACTACGGCAAGAATTTCATCTCGTACGGTGCGCCTGGCGGTAACTATGACTTCCCGCTAAATACGTCGATCGTGACCGTAGGCGGTATCACTTACTATGAGTATGTGTTCAATTTCATATTCAATATCGGTTTCTGGGATGAAGCGACCAATGAGTACTCCTATGGCTGGTCTGCCGGCACCAGTATGGCGGCACCTCACGCAAGTGCAGTAGTAGCATTGCTGTATGGGAAATACCCTAAGATCAATCCTATACTGGTTGAACTGATCTTACGCAAGTCGTCTAACGACTATGGCGCTCCTGGCAGAGATCCATTCTTTGGCAATGGACAGATCAATGCAGGTAAGGCAGTAAGCTATTGA
- a CDS encoding amidohydrolase, with translation MKSPLITLLILAPLLTTAQLKNLDKQVAGVKDSVVAWRRYLHQHPELSNREYRTAAYVAARLKALGLEVQTGVGRTGVVALLKGGKPGSVVALRADMDALPVYERANLPFKSVDTADYLGQQVPVMHACGHDTHVAMLLGAATVLTAMKRDVPGTVKFIFQPAEEGAPVDEEGGAPLMIKEGVMDNPKVDAIFGMHINSQTPVGTVKFKSGAEMASSDWFVVRVKGRQSHGSQPWHGIDPVVVAAQIIQGFQTIVSRQAELTKAPVVITVGKIHSGVRSNIIPEELVMEGTIRTLDTRMQADVHERMKLTATKIAEASGAIAEVSIDTKTKVTYNDPALVKRMLPSIEAAVGKDNVKEADWTTGAEDFSFYGDKAPAFFFFLGGMAPGQDALKAAAHHTPDFYIDDTKLDAGVKIFCQLVFDYKN, from the coding sequence ATGAAATCCCCGCTTATCACACTGTTAATACTAGCGCCCCTATTGACCACGGCACAGCTGAAAAACCTCGATAAACAGGTGGCTGGCGTCAAAGATTCAGTTGTCGCCTGGAGACGCTACCTGCATCAGCATCCCGAGCTGTCCAACCGCGAGTACCGGACAGCTGCCTATGTCGCTGCCCGTTTAAAAGCGCTTGGCCTCGAAGTGCAGACTGGTGTTGGCAGGACTGGTGTGGTCGCGCTGCTCAAGGGTGGTAAACCTGGTTCGGTAGTCGCCCTGCGGGCAGATATGGATGCATTGCCAGTATATGAAAGGGCGAACCTTCCTTTTAAATCTGTCGATACAGCCGACTATCTTGGTCAGCAGGTACCGGTTATGCATGCCTGCGGTCATGATACCCATGTGGCCATGCTGTTAGGCGCAGCCACCGTACTCACTGCGATGAAGAGGGATGTACCAGGAACGGTTAAATTTATCTTTCAGCCCGCCGAAGAAGGGGCCCCCGTCGATGAAGAAGGAGGCGCTCCCCTGATGATCAAGGAAGGGGTGATGGACAATCCAAAAGTGGATGCCATTTTCGGCATGCATATCAACTCCCAGACACCCGTCGGTACTGTTAAATTCAAATCAGGAGCAGAGATGGCCTCCAGTGACTGGTTTGTAGTAAGGGTGAAAGGCCGTCAGTCCCATGGCTCACAACCCTGGCACGGCATCGACCCGGTCGTTGTGGCCGCACAGATCATCCAGGGCTTCCAGACGATCGTGAGTCGTCAGGCCGAACTCACCAAGGCCCCTGTGGTGATCACCGTAGGGAAGATCCATAGTGGTGTGAGAAGTAATATCATTCCGGAGGAGCTGGTCATGGAAGGAACGATCCGCACGCTGGACACCCGGATGCAGGCGGATGTGCATGAAAGAATGAAGCTGACTGCCACTAAGATCGCGGAGGCTTCCGGTGCCATCGCTGAGGTAAGCATTGATACAAAGACCAAAGTGACCTATAATGACCCGGCCCTGGTAAAGCGAATGTTGCCTTCCATTGAGGCAGCTGTTGGTAAAGACAACGTGAAAGAAGCCGACTGGACAACAGGAGCGGAAGACTTTTCCTTTTATGGAGATAAGGCTCCTGCCTTCTTCTTCTTCCTGGGAGGGATGGCGCCTGGGCAGGACGCGTTAAAGGCGGCCGCACATCATACACCGGATTTCTATATTGATGATACAAAGCTGGATGCAGGGGTGAAGATCTTTTGCCAGCTGGTGTTTGATTATAAAAATTAG
- a CDS encoding YceI family protein, which produces MKTLLKSIALLLFIHPITCKLFAQVQYQQRNDFNLSIAGTSTMHDWEMKTSKIACNATFTFYEDGELGGLTLLNFTMPAESLKSERTGLDAVAYKALKTKQYPTITFNLIKATVSKQGTLITCTGSLTVAGETRDIDLVAATKVNKDRSINIRGSKQIDMRDFEIDPPSFLFGKFTTGEIVTINFDLTFRQ; this is translated from the coding sequence ATGAAAACATTACTCAAATCGATCGCACTGTTGTTGTTTATCCACCCTATTACCTGTAAACTTTTTGCCCAGGTGCAGTATCAGCAGAGAAACGACTTTAATCTATCCATCGCGGGTACTTCTACAATGCATGACTGGGAGATGAAAACATCTAAAATTGCCTGTAATGCCACCTTCACATTTTATGAAGACGGAGAGCTCGGAGGACTGACGTTACTTAATTTCACGATGCCGGCAGAGAGCCTGAAAAGTGAACGAACGGGGCTGGATGCTGTTGCGTACAAGGCATTGAAAACAAAGCAGTATCCGACTATCACATTCAATCTGATCAAAGCGACCGTATCCAAACAAGGCACGCTGATCACCTGTACCGGAAGTCTGACTGTAGCAGGAGAAACCAGGGATATTGACCTGGTGGCAGCAACAAAAGTTAACAAAGACCGTAGTATCAATATCAGGGGTAGCAAGCAGATAGACATGCGGGATTTCGAAATTGACCCACCTTCATTCCTGTTCGGTAAATTTACTACCGGAGAAATCGTTACGATCAACTTCGACCTTACATTCAGGCAATAA
- a CDS encoding alpha-L-fucosidase — translation MRKSLGVFPLLVTCMLMGKQVSAQEKEGVHEMSKDYQAPTDPLVIRKLSKWQDQRFGLFMHWGTYTLWGEVESWSICPVDWVVRKGPYSEDYNTYRTAYEHLQYDFNPVEFNPEKWEKAAKAAGMRYVVFTTKHHDGFCMFDTKETDYKITSPNTPFSKNPRANVTKEIFNAFRKDSFMIGAYFSKPDWHSQDFWWKYYPPKDEHVNYDIKKFPERWQRFNDYTYNQIEDLMTNYGSVDILWLDGGWVRPDGKQSLDMHRIVKMARTHQPGLIVVDRTVPGEFENYTTPEQSIPDKPLPYPWETCMTMGYSWSYSPRDEYKPSRQLVSLLVKIVSRGGNFLLNIGPSEKGDWAPDAYKRLEDMGKWMDINGEGIHGSAPVAPYSDKNVYFTRSKDQQSIYGYYLSETDDVKLPATVTFAVQDIKKISKITLLGTKAKLQWTLKDGQLTIRIPKNIQENSGLKYAAAFKISV, via the coding sequence ATGAGGAAATCATTAGGAGTATTCCCACTATTAGTAACATGCATGCTGATGGGGAAGCAGGTATCAGCCCAGGAGAAAGAGGGGGTACATGAAATGTCGAAGGATTACCAGGCGCCAACAGATCCGCTGGTCATCAGAAAACTATCAAAATGGCAGGACCAGCGCTTTGGCCTCTTTATGCACTGGGGTACCTATACGCTCTGGGGAGAGGTAGAAAGCTGGAGTATCTGTCCTGTAGACTGGGTAGTCAGAAAAGGCCCGTATAGTGAAGATTACAACACATACAGAACGGCGTATGAACATCTGCAATATGACTTCAATCCGGTGGAATTCAATCCGGAAAAATGGGAGAAAGCCGCTAAAGCAGCCGGTATGCGTTATGTGGTATTTACGACCAAACATCACGACGGCTTTTGCATGTTCGATACAAAAGAAACTGATTATAAGATCACAAGTCCTAATACACCGTTCTCAAAGAATCCAAGGGCTAACGTAACCAAAGAGATCTTCAACGCCTTCCGTAAGGACAGTTTTATGATAGGCGCGTACTTCTCCAAACCGGACTGGCATAGCCAGGACTTCTGGTGGAAATACTATCCACCGAAAGATGAACATGTCAACTATGACATCAAGAAGTTCCCTGAGCGCTGGCAGCGTTTCAATGACTACACTTACAACCAGATCGAGGACCTGATGACCAATTATGGCTCCGTAGATATTCTGTGGCTGGATGGCGGCTGGGTAAGGCCGGACGGCAAACAAAGCCTGGACATGCACCGCATCGTAAAGATGGCGCGTACGCATCAGCCGGGACTGATCGTAGTAGACAGGACCGTGCCGGGTGAGTTTGAAAACTATACCACTCCTGAACAGTCTATCCCTGATAAACCACTGCCCTATCCATGGGAAACGTGTATGACCATGGGTTACTCCTGGAGCTATAGCCCACGGGATGAATATAAACCTTCCCGTCAACTGGTCTCCCTGCTGGTAAAGATCGTGTCCAGAGGTGGTAACTTCCTCCTGAACATCGGACCGAGTGAAAAGGGCGACTGGGCACCAGATGCCTACAAACGCCTGGAAGACATGGGTAAATGGATGGACATCAACGGAGAAGGTATACACGGCTCTGCACCAGTAGCTCCTTATTCTGATAAGAATGTGTATTTCACACGATCCAAAGACCAGCAGTCCATCTATGGCTATTATCTCTCTGAAACAGATGACGTGAAATTGCCGGCAACCGTCACTTTCGCCGTACAGGATATAAAGAAGATTAGTAAGATCACGCTTTTAGGTACCAAAGCAAAACTGCAATGGACACTGAAAGATGGACAACTGACCATCCGCATACCTAAAAACATACAGGAAAACAGCGGCCTGAAATATGCTGCTGCTTTCAAAATTAGTGTATAG